A stretch of DNA from Rhizobium sp. N324:
CGCTCTGGGTCTTCGCCTATGGATCATTGATATGGAAGCCGGACTTCGATGCCGTCGAGTGGCAGCGCGGCGCAGCAAGGGGTTGGCATCGGTCCTTCTGCCTGAAGATGACCCGCTGGCGGGGAAGCCGGGCGCAGCCCGGCCTCATGATGGCGCTTGATCGCGGCGGACGCTGCAACGGCATCCTCTACAGGCTTGCCGATGACGATCGCCTCGGCCAAATTCGGCGGTTGATCCGCCGTGAGGTCGGCACGATCGACGATGCGGCGACGGTTCGCTGGATTTCTGTCGAGACCGCACATGGCTTGGTGCGCGCCCTGGTCTTTTGGGCCGGCCCGAAGGGGGAGCGCGTTTCCCGCAGATTGCCGTTGGAGACGGTGGCGCGCGTGCTTGCCAGGGCCTGCGGACATATGGGCTCCTGCGCCGAATATCTCTATCTGACGGTGAAGCATCTGGAAGAACGCGGCATCCACGATCGCAATTTATGGCGCCTCCAGGAGCTCGTCGCCGCCGAACTCCAATCGATCCATGGTCTGAACGAGGTTACGCAAAGACGTTAAGCGCCGCGCGTCTTTTCAGACCCGCGGCGCTTTGACGTTTTGAATTACCTGCATTCCCTCAGAGCTTGCCTTTCCAAGGCACAAGGTAGGTCTCCAGGAAACGGATGGCGGCCGAGAAGGTGAAGGCGCAGACCGCGATGATGCCGATGCCGACGAAGACGACGTCGGTTGCCAGGAACTGCGATGCCGACATGATCATGAAGCCGATCCCGCGCGTCGAGGCGATCAATTCGGCGGCGACCAGCGTGCCCCAGCCGACGCCGAGTGCAATGCGGATGCCGGTGAGGATCTCGGGCAGGGCGGAGGGCAGGACGATATCGATGAACAGCTGCAGCCGGCTCGCGCCGAGCGAACGGGCGGCATTGACGCGCTCGATCGGCAGCGATCGGACGCCTGCCTGGGCCGAGAGGCAGATCGGCGCGAACATCGCCAGCACCAGGAGCGTGATTTTCGACGTTTCGCCGATACCGAGCCAGATGATCATCAGCGGCAGGTAGGAGAGGGGCGGGAGCGGCCAGTAGAATTCGATCGGCGCATCGAACACCCCTTTGGCCCAGCGGTTCAGGCCCATGAGCAGTCCGAGCGGAATGCCGGCGGAGATGGCGATCAGCGCTGCGACGACGATGCGGAACAGGCTCGCAAGGATATGCTCGGAAAGCGATGCGCCGGCATAACCGTCGCGATAGACGAGGCCGATCTGCGTCAGCACCTCGTCCGGACGCGGCAGGAAAAGATGCGGCACGAGGCCGAGCGCGGAGACGAGCCACCACAGCAGCAGGATCGCCAAGGCGGTGGCAACACTGATCGCCACCGTGGATTTCTCGCCGGCGCCGAAACTTGCCATCTTCACCAGCTTGACCTGCCGGTCCGCTCTATGCGCCGCAATCGACGGAGACTGGACGATATCACTCATGCCGCACTCCTCAAATCTTCGCTGCTGTGGAGAATGGCGCGGATCTCCTCGCGCAGCTCGGCAAATTGCGGCGAGGCCTTGATCGATCGTGCATCGCCGGTCTCGGCGAAGCGTCTGATGAAATCTAGATCGAAGCGGGCGACGACGCGCCCCGGCCGAGGCGACATGACGAGGACCTGCGTACCGAGGAACAGGGCCTCCTCGATCGAGTGGGTAATGAAGAAAATCTTCTTTGCCGTCTTGTTCCAGACGGAAACCAGCAGTTCCTGCATCTGCTCGCGCGTCAGGCTGTCGAGCGCCCCGAACGGCTCGTCCATCAGCAGGATGTCGGGATTTGTAGCGAGCGCGCGGGCGATGCCGACCCGCTGGCGCATGCCGCCCGACAGCTCGTAGGGAAAGGCACTGGCGAATTCGTCGAGGCCGAC
This window harbors:
- a CDS encoding gamma-glutamylcyclotransferase — encoded protein: MLGATSMALTDELVSLSLRPELDPGPEPHRIPLTEMETEMFARRLLQESDGAPLWVFAYGSLIWKPDFDAVEWQRGAARGWHRSFCLKMTRWRGSRAQPGLMMALDRGGRCNGILYRLADDDRLGQIRRLIRREVGTIDDAATVRWISVETAHGLVRALVFWAGPKGERVSRRLPLETVARVLARACGHMGSCAEYLYLTVKHLEERGIHDRNLWRLQELVAAELQSIHGLNEVTQRR
- a CDS encoding ABC transporter permease subunit, whose translation is MSDIVQSPSIAAHRADRQVKLVKMASFGAGEKSTVAISVATALAILLLWWLVSALGLVPHLFLPRPDEVLTQIGLVYRDGYAGASLSEHILASLFRIVVAALIAISAGIPLGLLMGLNRWAKGVFDAPIEFYWPLPPLSYLPLMIIWLGIGETSKITLLVLAMFAPICLSAQAGVRSLPIERVNAARSLGASRLQLFIDIVLPSALPEILTGIRIALGVGWGTLVAAELIASTRGIGFMIMSASQFLATDVVFVGIGIIAVCAFTFSAAIRFLETYLVPWKGKL
- a CDS encoding taurine ABC transporter ATP-binding protein yields the protein MLKVDHASVFFAARDGRTVHALDRVSFDIPERGFVVALGASGCGKSTLLNAIAGFLPLSDGRITLDGRAVERPGADRGVVFQKDALLPWKSVADNVALGLKFAGVNRKERQVRAFELLRLVGLDEFASAFPYELSGGMRQRVGIARALATNPDILLMDEPFGALDSLTREQMQELLVSVWNKTAKKIFFITHSIEEALFLGTQVLVMSPRPGRVVARFDLDFIRRFAETGDARSIKASPQFAELREEIRAILHSSEDLRSAA